TTACTCTTTATTGATTTTTCATCACTATAACCCTTTACTCTTTATTGATTTTTCATCACTATAACCCTTTATTGGTGCAGTAAGGAAGTTGAGACGTTTAAGGAGCAGGATCCAGTGAACCGTTTATTTATACTCAAAGCGCTTTGTGAAGTTCGCTTAGAGGTATTGCTTTTGTGAGACATGTTCTTAATTGCTGAAGTTTTAGCCAGCTGAGCATTTACACATGTTAAATATCAACAAGTTTCCTTTAGTGTTTTACACATGGTAGATTGATATTATTTTTTCTATATTTCAGCAAAATGATGCAGTATGCTACATAACTGATGAAATGAAGAAAGGAGTTAGTATTGGCAACTTTAGGAAAGATAAGTTAGGGAGTGCTAGTGATGGAGCTATATACTGGTCAGTATTCCTCTTTCCTTTTAATTACATTTTCCATAATCTATCATCTTCGGTCACTCCAATTCGCATTTGAGTATTTTGGTATTACTATAACAGTAAGCTCAGACAGAAAGGTCTTGTTACCCTAATGGGAGGAAACCTATATGCCCATTCCATAAATTTTAAACCCTTCCATGCACACGTCGGCCACGACAGGGGCGGGGGGTGCTCATTTAGTAGTCTTTACTCCTCAAGCTCACTTCTTAAATCCGTTTCTGCATATTCCAAAATTGCAATCACAACTTCCAAATCAGAAGTTGATGCAATCTTTGATATTCATGGCTTGACTCAAGATTATTAAGTCGTCGCATTGTCGCCATTTTGTCTGGGTGCTCTGACGTGGATAACTGGGAGCGATGCCCAGGATTTATCAGTTAGGTGGGTGCCCAGAAATTAATGGTGTCGCCTCAGCTAACTGTGTCACTTCACCAGGGGGAATTGATGGCGTAAACTTgagttttggcacaagaatgggTGACATTGGATCTGGGCGGGACGCCACTGGTGTGTCCGATTCGCTCGCGGACAGAGACGGGGAGCTGTGCAGCTGCTGGAGCTCGTCGTGGCTCACCGGCCACGGGGCTGCTGGAGTGGCAGTGGGGATGGGGTTGTTGGCTGTAGGGGCGGCATGACGGGCATACAGGGAAGAGACTGAGCTGGGGATGCGGTAGAAGGGAGCTAGGTTGGAGGGAGAGGCTGAGAGGCACAGAGAGCTGCTAGGGTTTCTGTTAGCTTATGTAGTCCAGGTTGTTGGGCCTGATAAGGATTTACTCCTCCATCCTTGGTATTGCCCTTCTTGGTTTTCAAATACCCACCTACTGTATCTCTAATATGACACATACTCTTCATTTAAAGTGATGCTGGGTTGGACCTTGAATCTTTTCATCTCGTGTTTGTTTTCTGTCCATTGCACATTCCAGAAAAGTAATTGATTGTCCCCTTTGTATCTTTTGTTGTCTTGCTGACACTTCTTAATTTTTCTGCTTGAAGGTATGTTGGGGACTCAACTATTGGACATAGATTATACAAAGAAGATGTATTGGTTGGTTTTAAGAATAACTGGAAGGGGAAGGATGGCCGTTTGACAAAACCAGTTACCAATATTCAGTGGGAAACAGTTGCAACTAACCTTAATGAGTTTCTTGAGATATCAGTTACGTTTCCTGCTGAGATGTTCTTCATGTGCATTTCACTTTTTAGTACCGATATTTGACATGTGATGTTTACAGGAGAAGTTATGCAGCAAAGGTCGATCTGAAGCTACCATTGGGGAGCATCTTAAGGAAAATATTGTTCCAGCTGTGGAGAAGTTCCAGAAGGTAAGTTCTACCCTAGTTGCATTttttgttatgtttgcatctATCTATCCTTGGCAACGGATTTTACTTTTGCGCTGATGGTTTAGCACAGCATTTTTACCTGTTCTTTAACTTGCAGAAGAAAGAGAGGGACTTGAAACGTCGGCAGCAGAAGAATGAGCGTTTGGAGCGTTTAGCTTTTGCTAATGTTTTCCAAACCCGTTCATTGCGCGAACGTAAAGCTGTCAGCTACGATTACTGTAAGGAGCATTTCTATTCCACAACCTCAGCTACAGATGAAAAATAAAACACACTCTAAATTTCCAGCAGTAGATGAATAATTGCAATTTTAATGAAACCTTGTCACAATTGTTCCTTACATTGGCAATATCTTTTGGCTTCACGGCCTGCAGCTTGGTTGTTATATTAAAACTCGTGTTCTTTTGGCATCCCTCATTTATGTAATCAAATTTATGCATTTATGAATATGTTTTACTGGTTCTGATAGTCAGAGGCAAATTAGGGGAGTTGGAACACTGATTCTACTGTATTTGTTATTTGCAATATGTGATGTAGGTTGCTTCCACTATGTTCCAGTTTTGTAGAAGTTTATATCTTGACCGTTAATTAAAAATATTTATATTTTGTGATCACCTGCTATCCTTTTGACATTGACACCATGTGTTTATTTTCTGTGCAGCTGATTATGATCGTCGCATAAACGAGGCAATAAAAGCTACAGCGTAAGTTCAAACAATTCCACTGCTGTTTTCCCTTAGTTTCTTAGTAAATACTATATTGGTGCATATGTGAAAAGAATCTACCTACTTGGATGCAGGAAAGGAAAGGAAGCTGATTCACGCAAGGAGGCGGCGAAAAAGGAAAAGCAAGTTCCTCATCAGGCAGACAACAAAACTGATATAGGTGCTGACATCGAGCATAATGAAGACAGAGAACAGGAGGATGGCAAGGAGGACCTAGACGATCTTAGTTCTGGCGACGATGAAGTCTCAGACTATGATGACAAGGATGACGGCTCCTCCAGCAGCGATGGAGACACTGATGCTTCTGACTCCCACGAGAGCAACTCGGATGAGGAGGTTATTGTACCACGCAAGAGGACCCGCCTTGCTGCCCGGGCTCTTGCTAGCAAGCAGTTTCGACCAGGGGTTCGTCGGAGTCGAAGAAACATGAAAGGTTCTGATGAAGAGATGGTGCACCCAGGGGAGGTGACTCCTGAAGCTATGACAAAGAAAACAACGAGGCAAAGACCGACGCCCATCTCCAAGCAGTTCTCTATGTCAGGCTCTGAAGATGGCTCTGAAGAAGATCATCATTCAGAGTCAGCTGCAGATTCCGAGGAGGAACCTGAAGATGGCTCCAAAGATGATCATCATTCAGAGTCGGCTGCAGATTCTGAGGAGGAACCTGAAGATGGCTCCAAAGATGATCATCATTCAGAGTCAGCTGCAGATTCCGAGGAGGAACCTGAAGATGGCTCCAAAGATGATCATAATTCAGAGTCAGCTGCGGATTCTGAGGAGGAACCTGAAGATGGCTCCAAAGATGATCATCATTCAGAGTCAGCTGCAGATTCTGAGGAGGAATCTGACTCTGAGTCGTCTTAGAGATGAGTGTCTGTGCATCTCTTTTGCATTTTGTGCTATGGATGGAAGGAAGTCGGCGAGTTCGATAGGTTTAGGGCCCTCGCCGGCTTCCACTTATACCAGCTCAGGGTAGTGGGAGTCAGACAGACAATACCCGAGTTTTATCTTCTCTTTTCTTGGCGAAGaattgcctgtttgtcttcaGAGTCGTGGGAAATACCTGTGTATGCTTTGTTGTTGTAATTGTACATACTTGTCGTGTTGCCCGACGGTTCACTTAAGTTA
The Aegilops tauschii subsp. strangulata cultivar AL8/78 chromosome 3, Aet v6.0, whole genome shotgun sequence genome window above contains:
- the LOC109786773 gene encoding DDT domain-containing protein DDR4 translates to MASPAKRPKHSSPGKHQEMPPPPEEGPAEDPRVLLRRRWEFASVLHFLQVFEPVIEANLGLSADEIETALITNNEDLARIHIALLKGIPPVNKKLKLNVDDGWVIATAKKLSDWWSWVAEGANPFEKNRGKEVETFKEQDPVNRLFILKALCEVRLEQNDAVCYITDEMKKGVSIGNFRKDKLGSASDGAIYWYVGDSTIGHRLYKEDVLVGFKNNWKGKDGRLTKPVTNIQWETVATNLNEFLEISEKLCSKGRSEATIGEHLKENIVPAVEKFQKKKERDLKRRQQKNERLERLAFANVFQTRSLRERKAVSYDYSDYDRRINEAIKATAKGKEADSRKEAAKKEKQVPHQADNKTDIGADIEHNEDREQEDGKEDLDDLSSGDDEVSDYDDKDDGSSSSDGDTDASDSHESNSDEEVIVPRKRTRLAARALASKQFRPGVRRSRRNMKGSDEEMVHPGEVTPEAMTKKTTRQRPTPISKQFSMSGSEDGSEEDHHSESAADSEEEPEDGSKDDHHSESAADSEEEPEDGSKDDHHSESAADSEEEPEDGSKDDHNSESAADSEEEPEDGSKDDHHSESAADSEEESDSESS